Proteins encoded by one window of Sphingomonas ginkgonis:
- a CDS encoding DUF4142 domain-containing protein — MIIAIARTTMLAAALGSASAALAAPEKGSQKTRDFVQAAAASDTFEMVESYSALAESRDPQVRSFAEQMLRDHGQTSQRLQQAATSSGLKQPVMQVDGQQSQFLAALQSARGPDFDKTYWRQQAFAHRSALLAQQQYAASGDTPAVRQAAQSAVPLIQSHLAMAEQMSARAGN, encoded by the coding sequence ATGATCATCGCAATCGCCAGAACGACCATGCTCGCGGCGGCGCTCGGGAGTGCCTCGGCGGCCCTTGCCGCGCCCGAGAAGGGTTCGCAGAAGACCCGCGACTTCGTCCAGGCCGCGGCGGCGTCCGACACGTTCGAGATGGTGGAGTCCTACTCCGCGCTGGCGGAAAGCCGCGACCCGCAGGTGCGGTCCTTTGCCGAGCAGATGCTGCGCGACCATGGCCAGACCAGCCAGCGGCTGCAGCAGGCGGCGACCAGCTCCGGGCTGAAGCAGCCGGTCATGCAGGTCGACGGCCAGCAGTCGCAGTTCCTCGCCGCGCTGCAGAGCGCGCGCGGCCCCGACTTCGACAAGACTTACTGGCGCCAGCAGGCGTTCGCCCACCGCTCCGCGCTGCTTGCCCAGCAGCAATATGCGGCGAGCGGCGACACCCCGGCGGTGCGGCAGGCGGCGCAATCGGCGGTCCCGCTCATCCAGTCGCACCTGGCGATGGCCGAGCAGATGAGCGCCCGGGCGGGCAACTAG
- the glpX gene encoding class II fructose-bisphosphatase, producing MPYASPETSHVLDRVLVLEMVRVTEAAAVAAAKLIGRGDEKAADAAAVEAMRAALNELPMDGTVVIGEGERDEAPMLYIGEKVGSAQDGGPAIDIALDPLEGTTITAKAGPNALAVLAIAEGGCLLNAPDVYMDKLAIGPGYPEGTVSLEKSPADNVRSIAAAKGVEPHDIIACVLDRPRHAKIIEELRAIGCGVRLIPDGDVAGVIATSDPETGIDIYMGSGGAPEGVLAAAALRCVGGQIQGRLLFRNDDERGRARRWGIDDLDRIYTLQDMAKGDCIFAATGVTDGSLLKGVRKRKDGTVTTESIVMRASSGTVRRVYTESRNRG from the coding sequence ATGCCGTACGCCAGCCCGGAAACCAGCCACGTCCTTGACCGCGTGCTCGTGCTCGAGATGGTCCGGGTCACCGAGGCGGCGGCGGTCGCGGCGGCCAAGCTGATCGGGCGCGGTGACGAGAAGGCGGCCGACGCCGCCGCGGTCGAGGCAATGCGCGCCGCGCTCAACGAACTGCCGATGGACGGCACGGTGGTGATCGGCGAGGGCGAGCGCGACGAGGCGCCGATGCTCTACATTGGCGAAAAGGTCGGCTCGGCGCAGGACGGCGGCCCGGCCATCGACATCGCGCTCGACCCGCTGGAAGGCACCACCATCACCGCCAAGGCCGGCCCCAACGCGCTCGCCGTGCTGGCGATCGCCGAGGGCGGCTGCCTGCTGAACGCGCCCGACGTCTACATGGACAAGCTGGCGATCGGCCCGGGCTACCCCGAGGGCACGGTCAGCCTCGAGAAGAGCCCGGCGGACAATGTCCGCTCGATCGCTGCCGCCAAGGGCGTCGAGCCGCACGACATCATCGCCTGCGTCCTCGACCGGCCGCGCCATGCCAAGATCATCGAGGAGCTGCGCGCGATCGGCTGCGGGGTGCGGCTGATCCCCGACGGCGACGTCGCCGGCGTGATCGCCACCAGCGATCCGGAGACGGGTATCGACATCTACATGGGGTCGGGCGGCGCGCCCGAAGGCGTGCTCGCCGCGGCGGCGCTGCGCTGCGTCGGTGGCCAGATCCAGGGTCGGCTGCTGTTCCGCAACGACGACGAGCGCGGCCGCGCCCGCCGCTGGGGCATCGACGACCTCGACCGCATCTACACGCTCCAGGACATGGCCAAGGGCGACTGCATCTTCGCCGCGACGGGCGTGACCGACGGCTCGCTGCTCAAGGGCGTGCGCAAGCGCAAGGACGGCACCGTCACCACCGAGAGCATCGTCATGCGCGCAAGCTCGGGCACGGTGCGGCGCGTCTACACCGAAAGCCGCAATCGCGGCTGA
- a CDS encoding alanine racemase, whose protein sequence is MAISNSKLVEIAAANGTPFYIFDAAAIRDRFAQLEQTFGALFGVSYAVKANPNLELLRLVDPFVATFDVSSYKEIERVLAIGCPPERITFSGPAKREAEVRGAVEQRIGELVVESLHEAEVASAHAVELGVRQPILLRINPASGPKHFGVSFSGRASQFGIDEEEVGQALSRIAQLPGLELVGFHIYSGTNSLNPEAIADNMTGFVRIFRAASEQADIRPRKLVFGAGFGLPYGAADEPLDIQAVAAGVEATIRELKAEPRFQSAECVLEMGRWLVGPPGLLVTAVVGEKESRGAHMRLCDAGFNNHLAAFGMMGTVIKRNWRIRNVSNPNAATDKYTLVGPLCTSIDVLATNIELPAVRRGDLLAVENSGAYGLTASPTRFISHPEPREYLLDGETLVDATESELNYWAEIDRTGRLKRSA, encoded by the coding sequence ATGGCCATCAGCAACAGCAAGCTCGTCGAGATCGCGGCCGCGAACGGCACGCCCTTCTACATCTTCGACGCGGCGGCGATCCGCGACCGCTTCGCGCAGCTCGAGCAGACCTTCGGGGCGCTGTTCGGGGTCAGCTACGCGGTAAAGGCGAACCCCAATCTCGAGCTGCTGCGGCTGGTCGACCCGTTCGTCGCGACCTTCGACGTCTCCTCCTACAAGGAGATCGAGCGGGTGCTGGCGATCGGCTGCCCGCCCGAGCGCATCACCTTCTCCGGCCCGGCCAAGCGCGAGGCGGAGGTCCGCGGCGCGGTCGAGCAGCGGATCGGCGAGCTGGTGGTCGAATCGCTTCACGAGGCGGAGGTCGCCAGCGCCCATGCGGTCGAGCTGGGCGTCCGCCAGCCGATCCTACTGCGGATCAATCCGGCCTCGGGCCCGAAGCATTTCGGAGTGAGCTTCTCCGGGCGGGCCAGCCAGTTCGGGATCGACGAGGAAGAGGTCGGGCAGGCGCTGTCGCGGATCGCCCAGCTGCCCGGGCTCGAGCTGGTCGGCTTCCACATCTACTCGGGGACCAACAGCCTCAACCCGGAAGCCATCGCGGACAATATGACGGGCTTCGTCCGCATCTTCCGCGCGGCTTCGGAGCAGGCCGACATCCGCCCGCGCAAGCTGGTGTTCGGGGCCGGGTTCGGCCTGCCCTATGGCGCCGCCGACGAGCCGCTCGACATCCAGGCGGTCGCCGCCGGGGTCGAGGCGACCATCCGCGAGCTCAAGGCCGAGCCGCGCTTCCAGTCGGCCGAGTGCGTGCTCGAGATGGGCCGCTGGCTGGTCGGGCCGCCGGGGCTGCTGGTCACCGCCGTGGTCGGCGAGAAGGAGAGCCGCGGGGCGCACATGCGGCTGTGCGACGCGGGCTTCAACAACCATCTCGCCGCGTTCGGGATGATGGGGACGGTGATCAAGCGCAACTGGCGGATCCGCAACGTTTCCAACCCGAACGCCGCGACCGACAAATACACGCTGGTCGGGCCGCTCTGCACCAGCATCGACGTGCTCGCCACCAACATCGAGCTGCCCGCGGTGCGGCGCGGCGACCTGCTGGCAGTCGAGAATTCGGGCGCCTACGGCCTCACCGCCAGCCCGACTCGCTTCATCAGCCACCCCGAGCCGCGCGAATATCTGCTCGACGGCGAGACGCTGGTCGACGCGACCGAGAGCGAGCTCAACTACTGGGCCGAGATCGACCGCACCGGCCGGCTGAAGCGGAGCGCATGA
- a CDS encoding acyl-CoA/acyl-ACP dehydrogenase → MDDVADPVTTCESLLASIRETAPTLSDRELSDTILARLAEARLLWPAAPVAGQPLAPTLRSAARMTYRIAELSGSAALSYAMHLSQALTLERHATDTPYLAAQLERFRAEQSLIASGTSEKGVGGDIFGTRCTIDRGDPDRYTLVKESPNISYLAQAAAAVLVDAEERRSQVLILARQDDVEATSGRVAEFMGMKGIDNRPFALQLRFRPEAILTEKFPAIARATMTPVIHILWAALWSGLASHALSLCKRVVGGMSADEKAIRAVVSFQLSALIDRHYTLNALIRDAIRDVDEPHDAMVAGMNWSANVKRLKTVGSDTATDICLGALEIVGMPGYAEAGPLSLSTVIRDVLSSKVMISNYRLIDSNAATERYLTQDI, encoded by the coding sequence ATGGACGACGTCGCGGACCCGGTGACCACCTGCGAATCGCTGCTGGCCAGCATCCGCGAGACCGCCCCGACTCTGTCCGACCGCGAGCTGTCCGACACCATCCTCGCCCGGCTGGCCGAGGCGCGGCTGCTGTGGCCGGCGGCGCCCGTCGCCGGCCAGCCGCTCGCCCCGACGCTGCGCAGCGCGGCTCGGATGACATACCGCATCGCCGAGCTCTCGGGGTCTGCCGCGCTCAGTTATGCCATGCACCTGTCGCAGGCGCTGACGCTCGAACGCCACGCGACCGACACGCCCTATCTCGCCGCCCAGCTCGAGCGGTTCCGCGCCGAGCAGAGCCTGATCGCCAGCGGCACCTCGGAAAAGGGGGTCGGCGGCGACATCTTCGGGACCCGCTGCACCATCGATCGCGGCGATCCTGACCGCTACACGCTGGTCAAGGAAAGCCCCAACATCTCCTACCTCGCGCAGGCGGCGGCGGCGGTGCTGGTCGATGCCGAGGAGCGGCGCTCGCAGGTGCTCATCCTCGCCCGGCAGGACGACGTCGAGGCGACCTCGGGCCGCGTCGCCGAGTTCATGGGCATGAAGGGCATCGACAACCGCCCCTTCGCGCTCCAGCTCCGGTTCCGCCCCGAGGCGATCCTCACCGAGAAATTCCCGGCGATCGCCCGCGCGACCATGACCCCGGTCATCCACATCCTGTGGGCGGCCCTCTGGAGCGGCTTGGCATCGCACGCGCTGTCGCTCTGCAAGCGGGTGGTCGGCGGCATGTCTGCCGACGAGAAGGCGATCCGCGCGGTGGTCAGCTTCCAGCTGAGCGCGCTGATCGACCGGCACTACACGCTCAATGCGCTGATCCGCGACGCCATCCGCGACGTGGACGAGCCGCACGACGCAATGGTCGCGGGGATGAACTGGTCGGCCAACGTCAAGCGGCTGAAGACCGTCGGCTCGGACACCGCCACCGACATCTGCCTCGGTGCGCTCGAGATCGTCGGCATGCCGGGCTATGCAGAGGCCGGGCCGCTGAGCCTGTCGACGGTGATCCGCGACGTGCTCAGCTCCAAGGTGATGATCTCCAACTATCGCCTGATCGACAGCAACGCGGCGACCGAGCGCTACCTCACCCAGGACATCTAG
- a CDS encoding enoyl-CoA hydratase-related protein, whose product MDVLTVERVADHVALVTMRRPETRNAVDVAMAEAMDRTVKRIEADPDIWIVVLTGEGTQAFSAGADLKEVAAGRLDDLYTVDGQFAGFVKHPRQKLWIAAVEGYALAGGCEIALACDMIVASDSAIFSLPEVKRGLVAGAGGIYRLARTLPRNIAIEMVATGGRLPAERACHLGMVNRLVRDGEAVAEAVLLAGEITANAPLAVRESVAVTRQALDLDDDTLFELGLEAQRRMMRTDDFQEGPRAFLEKRPPNWQGR is encoded by the coding sequence ATGGATGTGCTGACGGTGGAACGGGTCGCGGACCATGTCGCGCTGGTGACCATGCGCCGTCCGGAGACGCGCAACGCGGTCGATGTTGCCATGGCCGAGGCGATGGACCGTACGGTCAAGCGGATCGAGGCCGACCCCGACATCTGGATCGTGGTGCTGACCGGCGAGGGTACCCAGGCCTTCTCCGCCGGCGCCGACCTCAAGGAAGTCGCCGCGGGCCGCCTCGACGACCTCTACACCGTCGACGGCCAATTTGCCGGCTTCGTCAAGCATCCGCGCCAGAAGCTGTGGATCGCCGCGGTCGAGGGCTATGCACTGGCCGGCGGCTGCGAGATCGCGCTCGCCTGCGACATGATCGTTGCATCCGACAGCGCGATCTTCTCACTGCCGGAGGTGAAGCGGGGGCTGGTCGCCGGCGCGGGCGGCATCTATCGCCTCGCCCGCACCCTCCCGCGCAACATCGCCATCGAGATGGTCGCAACCGGCGGCCGCCTCCCCGCCGAGCGCGCCTGCCATCTCGGGATGGTGAATCGGTTGGTTCGGGATGGAGAGGCGGTTGCCGAGGCGGTCCTCCTGGCCGGGGAGATCACCGCCAACGCCCCGCTGGCGGTGCGCGAGAGCGTTGCCGTCACCCGCCAGGCGCTCGATCTCGACGACGACACGTTGTTCGAGCTCGGCCTGGAAGCGCAGCGACGGATGATGCGGACCGACGATTTCCAGGAAGGCCCGCGCGCCTTTCTCGAGAAGCGGCCGCCGAACTGGCAGGGCCGCTAG
- the recJ gene encoding single-stranded-DNA-specific exonuclease RecJ yields the protein MSREDYACSVARSVTGKPWRWRRQGGDSLTESLLDQLLLARGIAAGDLARHRQPTIRDFLPDPSAFRDMDKAAARLADAVQTRETIAIFGDYDVDGATSSALLTLLLRQLGVEPIVYIPDRLMEGYGPSGPALVGLKERGASLVVTVDCGAQAFDALAAAREAGLEVIVVDHHQCAAALPLAHAVVNPNRLDEDELGRAHGHVAAVGMAFLLGVALLRELRRRGAFAAAAEPRIIDLLDLVALGTVADVAKLQSLNRAFVTQGLKIMASGRNIGLAALAEAARLTKAPSCRDLGFALGPRINAGGRVGKSDLGVRLLTTADMGEARALAAELDRLNEERRAIELTVCEAAEAQAAEQADAPLILVSGRGWHPGVVGIVASRLKEKFDRPALVVGEEEDGTGKGSGRSISGVDLGAAVLAAKDSGLLRAGGGHAMAAGLTVAPGGIEPLRAFLHERMAAGVERARQGRSLLVDATLAPGGVAGALCDELEAGGPYGAGWPSPRLAAGPARLLRPGIVGNGHVRGIACGEDGRSFKWIAFRAAENALGQALLASPSDARWWLAGSIKRDEWNGGNAAEMHLDDAARL from the coding sequence ATGAGCCGGGAGGATTACGCCTGCAGCGTCGCGCGCTCAGTCACGGGCAAGCCGTGGCGCTGGCGCCGGCAGGGCGGCGACAGCCTGACTGAGAGCCTGCTCGACCAGCTGCTGCTGGCCCGGGGAATCGCCGCGGGTGACCTCGCCCGCCACCGCCAGCCGACCATTCGCGACTTCCTCCCGGATCCGTCCGCTTTCCGCGACATGGACAAGGCCGCCGCGCGGCTAGCCGACGCCGTCCAGACGCGCGAGACGATCGCCATCTTCGGCGACTATGACGTCGACGGGGCGACCAGCTCGGCGCTGCTGACCCTCCTGCTGCGCCAGCTCGGGGTCGAGCCGATCGTCTACATTCCCGACCGGCTGATGGAAGGCTACGGCCCGAGCGGCCCGGCGCTGGTCGGGCTCAAGGAACGCGGGGCGAGCCTCGTCGTCACCGTCGACTGCGGCGCCCAGGCGTTCGACGCGCTCGCCGCGGCGCGCGAGGCGGGGCTCGAGGTGATCGTCGTCGACCACCACCAGTGCGCCGCCGCGCTCCCGCTCGCCCATGCGGTGGTCAATCCCAACCGGCTCGACGAGGACGAGCTCGGCCGCGCCCATGGCCATGTCGCCGCGGTCGGCATGGCCTTCCTGCTCGGCGTCGCCCTGCTCCGCGAGCTGCGCCGCCGCGGCGCCTTCGCCGCAGCCGCCGAGCCCCGGATCATCGACCTCCTCGATCTCGTCGCGCTCGGCACCGTCGCCGACGTCGCCAAGCTTCAGAGCCTCAACCGGGCGTTCGTCACGCAAGGCCTCAAGATCATGGCGAGCGGCCGCAACATCGGTCTTGCCGCCCTCGCGGAGGCGGCCCGGCTGACCAAGGCGCCGAGCTGCCGCGACCTCGGTTTCGCGCTCGGCCCACGGATCAATGCCGGCGGCCGGGTCGGCAAGTCGGATCTCGGCGTCCGCCTTCTCACCACCGCCGACATGGGCGAGGCACGCGCGCTGGCCGCCGAACTCGACCGCTTGAACGAGGAACGCCGAGCGATCGAGCTGACCGTCTGCGAGGCGGCCGAGGCGCAGGCGGCCGAGCAGGCCGACGCGCCGCTGATCCTCGTCTCCGGCCGCGGCTGGCACCCGGGCGTGGTGGGCATCGTCGCCAGCCGCCTCAAAGAGAAGTTCGACCGTCCCGCGCTTGTCGTCGGCGAGGAGGAGGACGGCACCGGCAAGGGCAGCGGCCGGTCGATCAGCGGGGTCGACCTCGGCGCCGCGGTGCTCGCCGCCAAGGACAGCGGGCTGCTCCGCGCCGGCGGCGGCCACGCCATGGCCGCCGGTCTGACCGTTGCTCCGGGCGGGATCGAGCCGCTCCGCGCCTTCCTCCACGAGCGCATGGCCGCCGGTGTCGAGCGCGCGCGCCAGGGCCGTTCGCTGCTGGTCGATGCGACGCTCGCCCCCGGCGGCGTGGCCGGCGCGCTGTGCGACGAGCTGGAGGCGGGCGGTCCATATGGCGCCGGTTGGCCCAGCCCGCGCCTCGCCGCCGGCCCGGCGCGGCTGCTCCGGCCCGGGATCGTCGGCAACGGCCATGTCCGCGGCATCGCCTGCGGCGAGGACGGGCGCAGCTTCAAGTGGATCGCCTTCCGCGCCGCCGAGAACGCGCTCGGCCAGGCCCTGCTCGCCTCCCCTTCCGATGCCCGCTGGTGGCTCGCCGGCTCGATCAAGCGTGACGAGTGGAACGGCGGCAACGCGGCGGAAATGCACCTCGACGACGCCGCCCGGCTCTGA
- a CDS encoding acyl carrier protein, producing the protein MDANSLKDFLASELGISESEVDNDTLLFSTGVVDSFALVAMMTFIENETGYLIPPTDITLDNFDSIDRILAYLRNASAIA; encoded by the coding sequence TTGGACGCGAATTCCCTGAAGGACTTTCTGGCGAGCGAGCTCGGCATTTCCGAGTCCGAGGTCGACAATGACACGCTGCTGTTCAGCACCGGCGTGGTCGACAGCTTCGCGCTGGTCGCGATGATGACCTTCATCGAGAATGAGACCGGCTACCTCATCCCGCCAACCGACATCACGCTCGACAATTTCGACAGCATCGACCGGATCCTGGCCTATCTTCGCAACGCGTCCGCGATCGCCTGA
- a CDS encoding alpha/beta fold hydrolase gives MLHVPTGGSPDVTVVICPPVGRDFIWTYRAMFEWADALARAGYRVLRFDHRGHGDSLDVHPGEDQWQHWLDGVAAAGRFARRSFGASKLVLAGLRIGATLAAEAATTLDPDGLILLDPIATGAGWLRELERALAMSDQSNDVAGTLEVNGVWLSAAAIASVRMVDLGKRAGPWPPTLVVSPSIPKPLRDSLGEKAEIIPFAGYNQLFKDSHLSAPPLETFEATRGWLKRQFPVTATVAAGQRLPSSLAGDGWMEERIDVGGGLRGVLTQPPGKDRARQAVIIVNTSANPRTGDGNFPVKAARALARRGVATLRVDFLGVGESDAHGEGTVHVYNTVRTAEVNQAASALAKLGFGDISAVGVCTGGYHAIQAACEGDGAIKRVLAFNSWITWKPGTPLDRSAHAESMRSIYLRTPVKIRRALTIRHRLISEAKVAFARMRAQFWPEPEVRGVLRQLQRAAGQGTDFRLVAGEGDRSWQSLSKFGPGGRRVRNISGVIVRPVHGLDHPVVSLTSQRIALREIGAFLGLPDSDSLELDPPARPATGKQALPGLEPGWQRKRSAQRKVAGS, from the coding sequence ATGCTGCACGTGCCTACCGGTGGCAGCCCTGACGTGACGGTGGTGATCTGCCCGCCGGTCGGCCGCGACTTCATCTGGACCTATCGCGCCATGTTCGAGTGGGCGGACGCGCTCGCCCGCGCGGGCTACCGGGTCCTGCGCTTCGACCATCGTGGCCATGGCGACTCCCTCGACGTCCACCCGGGCGAGGACCAGTGGCAGCACTGGCTGGACGGCGTCGCCGCGGCCGGTCGCTTCGCCCGCCGCTCGTTCGGCGCTTCGAAGCTGGTGCTGGCGGGCCTGCGGATCGGCGCCACGCTGGCGGCCGAGGCGGCGACGACGCTCGACCCGGACGGACTGATTCTGCTCGACCCGATCGCGACCGGGGCCGGCTGGCTCCGCGAGCTGGAGCGGGCGCTGGCGATGAGCGACCAGTCGAACGACGTCGCGGGCACGCTCGAGGTCAACGGCGTGTGGCTCTCCGCCGCGGCGATCGCCTCGGTGCGCATGGTCGACCTCGGCAAGCGCGCCGGGCCGTGGCCGCCGACGCTGGTGGTCAGTCCGTCCATTCCCAAGCCGCTGCGCGACAGCCTCGGCGAAAAGGCCGAGATCATCCCGTTCGCCGGCTACAACCAGCTGTTCAAGGATTCGCACCTGAGCGCTCCGCCGCTCGAGACGTTCGAAGCGACGCGGGGATGGCTAAAACGGCAATTCCCGGTGACCGCGACTGTGGCGGCCGGTCAGCGGCTGCCGTCTTCTCTCGCGGGTGACGGCTGGATGGAGGAGCGGATCGACGTCGGTGGCGGGCTGCGCGGCGTGCTGACCCAGCCACCGGGCAAGGACCGGGCCCGCCAAGCGGTGATCATCGTCAACACCTCCGCCAACCCGCGGACCGGAGACGGCAACTTCCCGGTCAAGGCGGCGCGGGCGCTGGCCCGGCGCGGCGTCGCCACGCTCCGCGTCGATTTCCTCGGGGTGGGGGAGAGCGACGCGCACGGCGAGGGCACGGTCCATGTCTACAACACGGTCCGCACCGCGGAGGTGAACCAGGCGGCGTCGGCGCTCGCGAAGCTGGGGTTCGGGGACATCTCGGCGGTCGGCGTCTGCACCGGCGGCTATCACGCGATCCAGGCCGCCTGCGAGGGCGACGGCGCGATCAAGCGGGTGCTCGCCTTCAATTCCTGGATCACCTGGAAGCCCGGCACCCCGCTCGACCGCTCGGCGCATGCCGAATCGATGCGCTCCATCTACCTGCGCACCCCGGTCAAGATCCGCCGCGCGCTGACCATCCGCCACCGCCTCATCTCCGAGGCCAAGGTCGCGTTCGCGCGGATGCGCGCGCAGTTCTGGCCCGAGCCCGAGGTGCGCGGCGTGCTCCGCCAGCTGCAGCGCGCGGCGGGGCAGGGAACCGACTTTCGGCTCGTCGCCGGCGAGGGCGACCGGTCGTGGCAGAGCCTCAGCAAGTTCGGGCCGGGCGGCCGCCGGGTGCGCAACATCTCGGGCGTCATCGTCCGCCCGGTCCATGGGCTCGACCACCCGGTGGTGTCGCTGACCAGCCAGCGGATCGCGCTGCGCGAGATCGGGGCATTCCTCGGGCTGCCCGACAGCGACTCGCTTGAGCTCGACCCGCCGGCCCGACCGGCGACCGGGAAGCAGGCTCTCCCGGGGCTCGAGCCGGGCTGGCAGCGCAAGCGTTCGGCGCAGCGGAAGGTCGCGGGCTCGTAA
- a CDS encoding class I adenylate-forming enzyme family protein, with protein MILTAASGETLWARFERVAAARADHPALIQGDTRTSFAELAAAALRYGRAFRDAGVRPGDRCLFFSTNRPELAAAMLGAWRAGAVVALLNDEAPLAHLEHAIRVVAPAALVTADSDAGRVAGLFDGPLVALGGGGLPPADNRPAAIVDPAEPASIFFTSGSTGMPKGVTQSHRTLVEACISVGGHLGLGEADRILCPIPWSFDYGYGQLLSTLLLGVTQLLPTERNALAICAALEAQRPTVFAGLPSIFALLLRGVSTLRTTDTGSVRLVTNTGGPIPDAIFAELQTAFPASAFSLNYGMTETYRSAGLPPALAASHPHSVGLAYPGVDLRILREDGSEAGPDEVGELVHRGTGVFMGYWGDPEATARVLRPDPFAPADGQTPKVVFTGDLAVRDREGLLTIRGRRDRLIKSMGVRVSPDEIEALLHGSGLVAGAVVAGLPHDIYGQMVVAAVVARPGIDGLDRQLKAFARTVMSRHMQPRHYLVVEQFPLTPNGKPDHAAIRRLLDEATANPRARSA; from the coding sequence ATGATCCTGACGGCGGCCTCGGGCGAGACGCTGTGGGCGCGGTTCGAGCGCGTCGCCGCCGCCCGTGCCGACCATCCCGCGCTGATCCAGGGCGACACGCGGACCAGCTTCGCCGAGCTCGCCGCCGCGGCGCTCCGCTACGGCCGCGCCTTTCGCGACGCCGGGGTCAGGCCGGGCGACCGCTGCCTCTTCTTCAGCACCAACCGGCCCGAGCTCGCCGCGGCGATGCTCGGGGCGTGGCGGGCGGGCGCGGTGGTCGCGCTGCTCAACGACGAGGCGCCGCTCGCCCACCTCGAGCATGCGATCCGGGTCGTCGCCCCGGCCGCGCTGGTGACCGCGGACAGCGATGCCGGGCGGGTCGCGGGGCTGTTCGACGGCCCGCTCGTGGCGCTCGGCGGCGGCGGTCTGCCCCCGGCCGACAACCGGCCCGCCGCGATCGTCGACCCGGCCGAGCCCGCCTCCATCTTCTTCACCTCGGGCTCGACCGGCATGCCAAAGGGCGTGACCCAGTCGCACCGGACCCTGGTCGAGGCCTGTATCAGCGTCGGCGGCCATCTCGGGCTCGGCGAGGCGGACCGGATCCTCTGCCCGATCCCCTGGTCGTTCGACTATGGCTACGGGCAGCTGCTCTCCACCCTGCTGCTCGGGGTCACCCAGCTGCTCCCGACCGAGCGCAATGCGCTGGCGATCTGCGCCGCGCTCGAGGCGCAGCGGCCGACCGTGTTCGCCGGCCTGCCCTCGATCTTCGCCCTGCTGCTGCGCGGCGTGTCGACGCTGCGGACCACCGACACCGGCTCGGTCCGGCTGGTCACCAATACCGGCGGGCCGATCCCCGACGCCATCTTCGCCGAGCTCCAGACCGCCTTCCCCGCAAGCGCCTTTTCGCTCAACTACGGGATGACCGAGACCTATCGCAGCGCGGGGCTGCCGCCGGCGCTCGCCGCCAGCCACCCCCACTCGGTCGGCCTTGCCTACCCGGGGGTCGACCTTCGCATCCTGCGCGAGGACGGCAGCGAGGCCGGGCCGGACGAGGTCGGCGAGCTGGTCCATCGCGGCACCGGCGTGTTCATGGGCTACTGGGGCGACCCGGAGGCCACCGCGCGCGTGCTCCGGCCCGATCCCTTTGCGCCGGCCGACGGGCAGACGCCGAAGGTCGTCTTCACCGGCGACCTCGCCGTCCGCGACCGCGAGGGGCTGCTCACCATCCGCGGCCGCCGCGACCGGCTGATCAAGTCGATGGGAGTGCGGGTTAGCCCCGACGAGATCGAGGCGCTGCTCCACGGCAGCGGGCTCGTCGCCGGCGCGGTCGTCGCCGGGCTGCCGCACGACATCTACGGGCAGATGGTGGTCGCCGCCGTCGTCGCCCGCCCCGGCATCGACGGGCTCGACCGCCAACTCAAGGCATTCGCCCGGACGGTCATGTCCCGTCACATGCAGCCGCGCCACTATCTGGTGGTCGAGCAGTTCCCCCTCACCCCCAACGGCAAGCCCGACCATGCGGCCATCCGGCGGCTGCTGGACGAGGCGACCGCCAACCCCCGTGCAAGGAGCGCCTGA